Genomic DNA from Pseudomonas fitomaticsae:
TTCGGTCAGGTTGCCGTTATCGAAGGCACAGACCGGGCTCCGGGTGCCGTTCACTTCGAAACCGTCCAGTGCTGCCTGAGGCTGGCTCTGGCCGTAACCGATTTCCAGCACATAGACCTTGATGCCCGGCGCGCTGTGATCGCAGCGGGTCTGCACCTGGCCATCGGTAATGTCTTCGAGCCCGCAGGACGACGACTGAACCTTGATGACTTTCACCTCGCTCAATGGCGGTGCCGACGCCGCGAGTGCCACCGGTACACCGGCCAGCAGCAAGGCCATCAGTCCAGCGGTCTTCATCCAACCATTGTTCATGCGATCCATCCCCGAAAAAACAGGGCGCAGTATGGCGTACTTGGCCGTGGTGCAAAACTTCGCCGACGATCGACACCAACATCCGCCATCTTCCTCACGCTGCTGGTATGATGCGCGGCTTTTTCCGGCCCACCACAATTTTCCAGGCGCTTGCGACGGTCTGTGCTTTGCTGTTGAGGTCGATACATTCACGGCGCCACGCGCGCCACGGGGAGCAGACATGCTGGAAAGGCTGTTTCAACTCAAGGCACACAACACCAACGTGCGGACCGAGATTCTGGCGGGCGTCACGACCTTCCTGGCCATGGCCTACATTCTGTTCGTCAACCCGAGCATTCTTGGCGAGACCGGCATGGACAAGGGCGCGGTGTTCGTCGCCACCTGTCTGGCAGCCGCCATCGGCTCCACGGTCATGGGCCTGATCGCCAACTACCCGATTGCCCTCGCGCCGGGCATGGGCCTGAACGCCTTCTTTACCTACACCGTCGTGCTGCACATGGGCCACACCTGGCAAGTGGCGCTGGGCGCGGTGTTCATTTCGGCCGTGTGTTTCTTCCTGCTGTCGATCTTCCGCATCCGTGAATGGATCATCAACAGCATCCCGCTGCCGCTGCGCTCGGCGATTGCCGCCGGTATCGGCCTGTTCCTGGCGCTGATCGCCCTGCACAACGCCGGTATCGTGGTCAGTAACCAGGCGACCATGGTCGGCCTCGGCGACCTGAAGCAACCGGCGCCGATCCTGGCCACCCTCGGTTTCGCCCTGATCGTCGCCCTTGAAGCCCTGAAAGTGCGCGGCGCGGTGCTGATCGGCATTCTCGCAGTGACCATCGTCTCGATCGTGATGGGCTTCACCCCGTTCGGCGGCGTGACCTCGATGCCACCTTCGCTGGCCCCGACCTTCCTGCAACTGGACATCAAGGGCGCACTGGACATCGGTCTGGTCAGCGTGATCTTCGCCTTCCTGTTCGTCGACCTGTTCGACAACTCCGGCACCCTGATCGGCGTCGCCAAGCGCGCCGGCCTGATGGGCAAGGACGGCCACATGCCGAAAATGGGCCGTGCGCTGATCGCTGACAGCACCGCGGCAATGGCCGGTTCGCTGCTGGGCACCTCGACCACCACCAGCTACATCGAATCCGCTGCGGGCGTAAGTGCTGGCGGCCGCACCGGCCTGACCGCCATCGTTGTCGCGATCCTGTTCCTGCTGGCGCTGTTCTTCTCGCCACTGGCTGCCAGCGTGCCGGCATTCGCCACCGCGCCGGCGCTGCTGTTCGTCGCCGTGCTGATGACTTCCGGCCTGGCGGAAATAGACTGGGACGACATCACCGTCGCCGCGCCGGTCGTGGTCACCGCCCTGGCGATGCCTTTCACCTATTCCATCGCCAACGGCATCGCCTTCGGCTTCATCGCCTGGACTGCGATCAAACTGCTGTCCGGCCGCGCCCGTGAGCTGAACCCGGCGCTGGTGATCCTGTCGATTCTGTTCGTGATCAAGCTGGGTTGGTTCAACGCATGACTTTTGATTCCCAGGCCTACGCCGCACAACTCGAAGACAAGGTCACGCGCCTGCGTGACCTGCTGGCCCCGTTCGATGCACCGGAGCCGACGGTGTTCGACTCGCCGCTGCAGAACTTCCGTCTGCGCGCCGAATTTCGCCTGTGGCGCGAGGGCGGCGAGCGGCATTACGCGATGTTTTCCCAGGACGACAAACGCACACCGATCCTGATCGAAGAGTTCCCGATCGCCAGCCTGCGCATCAACCAGTTGATGCCGCAATTGAAAGCGGCCTGGCAGGCCAGCGCGGCGCTGAGCCACAAGCTGTTTCAGGTGGAGTTTCTGACCACCCTGGCCGGCGACGCGATGATCACCCTGTGCTATCACCGTCCGCTGGACGAGCACTGGCACGCGGCAGCCACCCAACTGGCGGCGGATCTGGGCGTCAGCATCATCGGTCGATCCAAGGGCAAGCGCGAAGTGCTCGGCCTCGATTACGTGGTCGAGAAACTCGACGTCGGCGGTCGCACATTCAGCTATCGCCAACCGGAAGGCGCGTTCACCCAGCCCAACGGCACCGTGAACCAGAAGATGCTCAACTGGGCATACGAAGCACTGGGCAATCGCAGCGACGATCTGCTGGAGCTGTACTGCGGCAACGGCAACTTCACCCTGCCGCTGGCGACTCGCGTGCGCAAAGTGCTGGCCACCGAAATCAGCAAGACCTCGGTCAACGCCGCGCTGAGCAACCTGGCCGAAAACGCTGTGGATAACGTCACCCTGGTGCGCCTGTCCGCCGAAGAGCTGACCGAAGCCCTGAACGAAGTTCGCCCGTTCCGTCGCCTGCACGGTATCGACCTGAAAAGCTACGAGTTCGGCAGCGTGTTCGTCGACCCGCCACGGGCCGGCATGGACCCGGATACCTGCGAACTGACCCGTCGCTTCGACAACATCCTGTACATCTCCTGCAACCCGGAGACCCTGGCAGCCAACATCGCCCAACTGCACGACACACACCGCATCACCCGCTGCGCGCTGTTCGACCAGTTCCCGTGGACTCACCACATGGAATCCGGCGTGTTGCTGACCCGACGTTGATCGCTGGTTCCAGATACAAGAAAGCCGTCCTCAGCGACGGCTTTTTTGTGCCTGTTCATGGCACGGAATCGATCTTGCGTGGACGCCCGCCCTTCCTGCCGTTGGCCCGGGCAGCTTCAGCTTTCGCGGTGCTGCTCTGGCGGCCATTGCGCGAAGCGATCACCGAGGCGGCCATGGCCATCAATGGCTGACTGGCGGAGATCATGCCGGCGATGGAAACCTGCAGGTCCTTGCCGTCGTGGCACAGCGCGGTGCCGGCAAAGCCGACGCTCAATCCGCTGAAGTCTTGCGGTTCGAAATCATCGAATTCACGGTAGAGATTCACTGGAAGCAGCACGCCACTGTCGTCCTCAAATCGAATCACCAGGCACGGTTTCTGAAAGGCCACCGACACGGCTTGCAGGCTGCTGCGACGACGCACGCCGCCACGGTCGACGGCTTCGTCCAGACGTTTTTCCGTTACCGGTCGATCCGCATGCAAACCGGCTTTTACTGTTTTCATAGTTCGATCTCCACACCTTCCTGAGCACCAATCAGGGCCAGCAGGG
This window encodes:
- a CDS encoding DUF4879 domain-containing protein gives rise to the protein MNNGWMKTAGLMALLLAGVPVALAASAPPLSEVKVIKVQSSSCGLEDITDGQVQTRCDHSAPGIKVYVLEIGYGQSQPQAALDGFEVNGTRSPVCAFDNGNLTECTPGSKTVGSLYTFDLATRQEGTFTFSNTSINAPRNTMSTQLYIK
- a CDS encoding NCS2 family permease translates to MLERLFQLKAHNTNVRTEILAGVTTFLAMAYILFVNPSILGETGMDKGAVFVATCLAAAIGSTVMGLIANYPIALAPGMGLNAFFTYTVVLHMGHTWQVALGAVFISAVCFFLLSIFRIREWIINSIPLPLRSAIAAGIGLFLALIALHNAGIVVSNQATMVGLGDLKQPAPILATLGFALIVALEALKVRGAVLIGILAVTIVSIVMGFTPFGGVTSMPPSLAPTFLQLDIKGALDIGLVSVIFAFLFVDLFDNSGTLIGVAKRAGLMGKDGHMPKMGRALIADSTAAMAGSLLGTSTTTSYIESAAGVSAGGRTGLTAIVVAILFLLALFFSPLAASVPAFATAPALLFVAVLMTSGLAEIDWDDITVAAPVVVTALAMPFTYSIANGIAFGFIAWTAIKLLSGRARELNPALVILSILFVIKLGWFNA
- the trmA gene encoding tRNA (uridine(54)-C5)-methyltransferase TrmA, which codes for MTFDSQAYAAQLEDKVTRLRDLLAPFDAPEPTVFDSPLQNFRLRAEFRLWREGGERHYAMFSQDDKRTPILIEEFPIASLRINQLMPQLKAAWQASAALSHKLFQVEFLTTLAGDAMITLCYHRPLDEHWHAAATQLAADLGVSIIGRSKGKREVLGLDYVVEKLDVGGRTFSYRQPEGAFTQPNGTVNQKMLNWAYEALGNRSDDLLELYCGNGNFTLPLATRVRKVLATEISKTSVNAALSNLAENAVDNVTLVRLSAEELTEALNEVRPFRRLHGIDLKSYEFGSVFVDPPRAGMDPDTCELTRRFDNILYISCNPETLAANIAQLHDTHRITRCALFDQFPWTHHMESGVLLTRR